One stretch of Juglans microcarpa x Juglans regia isolate MS1-56 chromosome 3D, Jm3101_v1.0, whole genome shotgun sequence DNA includes these proteins:
- the LOC121254706 gene encoding probable apyrase 6 isoform X2 translates to MRRLNARARVHSKRKADVVMDPIKLQIRPGTRSNLFSRNSSSKHSKSSLFIFALISISFALLLCYLLVFGRSSRNSVKRKYGIVIDGGSTGTRIHVIEYRVENGNAVYDFGKDGLASMRVNPGLSAFAEDSDGAGGSLKELLEFGKGRVPKELWGQTEIRLMATAGLRLLESELRDRIMESCRRVLRSSVFKFRDEWASIITGADEGIYAWVVANYALGTLGGDPLQTTGIIELGGASAQVTFVSSESMPPEFSHSVGFGNITYNLYSHSFLHFGQNVAFDSLREALLLGDLNLVTESLEKGILIDPCTPKGYSHNVESWKLSPGSLDTKNRYLATLQSKGNFSECRNAALMLLQKGKEKCSYQSCHIGSTFIPKLRGKFLATENFFYTSKFFDLAPRSFLSELMMAGQQFCGEDWLELKKKYRSLKEEDLLRYCFSSAYIVALLHDSLGVSFDDERIGVSNQVGNIPLDWALGAFILQSTAKFDLEHAHWIANIISNDPPTLLSIIAIFLVLMFAAWSVSKWRKPQLKTIYDLEKGRYIVTRVNRY, encoded by the exons ATGCGACGGTTGAATGCCCGTGCAAGGGTCCATTCCAAACGTAAGGCCGACGTAGTTATGGATCCGATTAAGCTCCAAATACGACCCGGAACTCGGTCCAATCTCTTCTCTCGCAATTCCAGTTCCAAGCACAGCAAATCCAGTTTATTCATTTTCGCTTTGATTTCCATATCTTTCGCTTTGTTACTTTGTTATTTATTGGTTTTCGGAAGAAGCTCGCGGAATTCCGTGAAGAGAAAGTACGGGATTGTCATCGACGGAGGGAGCACCGGGACTCGGATCCACGTGATCGAGTACCGGGTCGAGAATGGAAATGCGGTGTATGATTTCGGGAAGGACGGATTGGCTTCGATGCGGGTGAACCCGGGGCTCTCGGCATTCGCGGAGGATTCGGATGGGGCAGGTGGGTCGCTGAAGGAGCTCCTGGAGTTTGGGAAGGGAAGGGTCCCGAAGGAGCTTTGGGGGCAGACTGAGATTCGGCTCATGGCGACCGCGGGGCTCCGGTTGCTCGAATCGGAACTGCGGGATCGGATTATGGAGTCGTGCAGGCGAGTGCTCCGGTCCTCGGTGTTTAAGTTTCGGGACGAGTGGGCTTCCATTATTACCG GCGCTGATGAAGGGATTTATGCTTGGGTTGTTGCAAACTATGCACTTGGGACTCTTGGAGGTGATCCTCTGCAGACAACTGGGATTATTGAACTTGGTGGCGCTTCTGCTCAG GTTACCTTTGTTTCAAGTGAATCAATGCCACCCGAGTTCTCACATTCTGTTGGATTTGGGAATATCACATATAATCTCTACAGCCacagttttcttcattttggcCAG AATGTTGCCTTTGACTCATTGAGGGAAGCACTTCTTTTAGGAGACTTGAACTTAG TTACTGAGTCTCTTGAAAAGGGAATCTTGATTGATCCTTGTACCCCTAAAGGGTACTCACATAATGTGGAGTCGTGGAAGCTTTCTCCAGGTTCATTGGACACGAAGAATAGATATTTAGCTACTCTTCAATCTAAAGGGAacttttcagaatgcagaaatgCTGCATTAATGTTGttacaaaaaggaaaag AGAAATGCTCCTATCAGAGTTGCCACATAGGATCAACTTTCATACCTAAACTTCGGGGAAAGTTTTTGGCAACAGAAAATTTCTTCTATACTTCAAAG TTCTTTGACTTGGCTCCAAGATCATTTCTTTCTGAGCTGATGATGGCTGGACAACAATTCTGTGGAGAAGATTGGTtggagttgaagaagaaatacCGTTCACTTAAGGAGGAAGATTTACTGCGGTATTGCTTCTCTTCAGCATATATTGTGGCCCTACTTCATGACAGTCTTGGGGTTTCTTTCGATGATGAAAG GATTGGGGTTTCAAATCAGGTGGGAAATATTCCGCTTGACTGGGCTTTAGGAGCCTTCATTCTGCAGAGCACAGCTAAATTTGATTTGGAGCATGCTCACTGGATCGCTAACATTATAAGCAATGACCCACCCACACTGCTCTCGATAATTGCTATCTTTCTAGTTTTGATGTTCGCGGCATGGTCTGTATCAAAGTGGAGAAAGCCCCAATTGAAGACAATTTATGATCTGGAGAAAGGACGGTATATAGTCACCCGTGTCAACAGATATTGA
- the LOC121254706 gene encoding probable apyrase 6 isoform X1 yields MRRLNARARVHSKRKADVVMDPIKLQIRPGTRSNLFSRNSSSKHSKSSLFIFALISISFALLLCYLLVFGRSSRNSVKRKYGIVIDGGSTGTRIHVIEYRVENGNAVYDFGKDGLASMRVNPGLSAFAEDSDGAGGSLKELLEFGKGRVPKELWGQTEIRLMATAGLRLLESELRDRIMESCRRVLRSSVFKFRDEWASIITGADEGIYAWVVANYALGTLGGDPLQTTGIIELGGASAQVTFVSSESMPPEFSHSVGFGNITYNLYSHSFLHFGQNVAFDSLREALLLGDLNLVTESLEKGILIDPCTPKGYSHNVESWKLSPGSLDTKNRYLATLQSKGNFSECRNAALMLLQKGKEKCSYQSCHIGSTFIPKLRGKFLATENFFYTSKFFDLAPRSFLSELMMAGQQFCGEDWLELKKKYRSLKEEDLLRYCFSSAYIVALLHDSLGVSFDDERKLNQLSNASQRLCCHVVHPELPCSMLNRISWFPTWVLLGLGQLVQSLWQGSACYKPSLPPTFFYIKLPTFFNHNCICVHDDVLM; encoded by the exons ATGCGACGGTTGAATGCCCGTGCAAGGGTCCATTCCAAACGTAAGGCCGACGTAGTTATGGATCCGATTAAGCTCCAAATACGACCCGGAACTCGGTCCAATCTCTTCTCTCGCAATTCCAGTTCCAAGCACAGCAAATCCAGTTTATTCATTTTCGCTTTGATTTCCATATCTTTCGCTTTGTTACTTTGTTATTTATTGGTTTTCGGAAGAAGCTCGCGGAATTCCGTGAAGAGAAAGTACGGGATTGTCATCGACGGAGGGAGCACCGGGACTCGGATCCACGTGATCGAGTACCGGGTCGAGAATGGAAATGCGGTGTATGATTTCGGGAAGGACGGATTGGCTTCGATGCGGGTGAACCCGGGGCTCTCGGCATTCGCGGAGGATTCGGATGGGGCAGGTGGGTCGCTGAAGGAGCTCCTGGAGTTTGGGAAGGGAAGGGTCCCGAAGGAGCTTTGGGGGCAGACTGAGATTCGGCTCATGGCGACCGCGGGGCTCCGGTTGCTCGAATCGGAACTGCGGGATCGGATTATGGAGTCGTGCAGGCGAGTGCTCCGGTCCTCGGTGTTTAAGTTTCGGGACGAGTGGGCTTCCATTATTACCG GCGCTGATGAAGGGATTTATGCTTGGGTTGTTGCAAACTATGCACTTGGGACTCTTGGAGGTGATCCTCTGCAGACAACTGGGATTATTGAACTTGGTGGCGCTTCTGCTCAG GTTACCTTTGTTTCAAGTGAATCAATGCCACCCGAGTTCTCACATTCTGTTGGATTTGGGAATATCACATATAATCTCTACAGCCacagttttcttcattttggcCAG AATGTTGCCTTTGACTCATTGAGGGAAGCACTTCTTTTAGGAGACTTGAACTTAG TTACTGAGTCTCTTGAAAAGGGAATCTTGATTGATCCTTGTACCCCTAAAGGGTACTCACATAATGTGGAGTCGTGGAAGCTTTCTCCAGGTTCATTGGACACGAAGAATAGATATTTAGCTACTCTTCAATCTAAAGGGAacttttcagaatgcagaaatgCTGCATTAATGTTGttacaaaaaggaaaag AGAAATGCTCCTATCAGAGTTGCCACATAGGATCAACTTTCATACCTAAACTTCGGGGAAAGTTTTTGGCAACAGAAAATTTCTTCTATACTTCAAAG TTCTTTGACTTGGCTCCAAGATCATTTCTTTCTGAGCTGATGATGGCTGGACAACAATTCTGTGGAGAAGATTGGTtggagttgaagaagaaatacCGTTCACTTAAGGAGGAAGATTTACTGCGGTATTGCTTCTCTTCAGCATATATTGTGGCCCTACTTCATGACAGTCTTGGGGTTTCTTTCGATGATGAAAG AAAGCTCAACCAGCTGAGCAATGCGTCGCAACGGCTCTGTTGCCATGTGGTGCACCCAGAACTTCCATGCTCCATGTTGAACAGGATTAGTTGGTTCCCTACATGGGTCTTGCTGGGGCTAGGGCAGTTGGTACAATCTTTGTGGCAAGGGTCAGCATGTTACAAGCCTTCTTTACCCCCtacctttttttatataaagctTCCCACTTTTTTCAATCACAACTGCATTTGTGTGCACGATGATGTGTTAATGTGA